A region of the Gemmobacter fulvus genome:
CGGCAAGGGGGGCACGCGCTGCCCCCCTTGTCTTGCATTTTGCAAAAATACTCACCCGCCACGGTGCCGCTGGCACAGCCTCGGGCAATATCCATGGCAATGCCGTCCAAGGGGCTCGATGCCCCGCCGGACGGCCCCCGTTGTGCCGCCTCAGCCGATATCCAGCGCCAGCGCATGAATGCGCGGCACCACATCGCCCAGCGCCGCGTTCACTGCGCGGTGGCGGGCAAGGCGGCTCATCGGACCAAAAGCCTCGGCGCGGATCAGCACCCGGAAATGGCTCTCGCCAGAGCCGTCATCGCCGGAATGTCCCGCATGTCGGTGGCTTTCATTCTCCACTTCCAGCCGGTCCGGCGCGAAGGCCTGGGTCAGACGTTGAGCAATCTCATCCTCAATCCGCATTTTTCCCCCGCGCCCCCTTCTCTCTGGCGAACAAATCCCTAAACTCTCGCCTCCGAGTCGGAAAGGCCCCTGCATGACGAAACCGCCCTTTGAATTCGATATCCGCGTCTCTTCTGACAAGAAGCGCCGCAAGACCGGGCGTCGCGGCATGTCTGGCGCGTTCGAAACATCGCAGAAAAACTGCGATTATCCCGGCTGCGCCGAGCCGGGCCTGTATCGTGCGCCCAAATCGCCCGACCTGCTGGATGATTTCTTCTGGTTCTGCAAAGACCATGTGCGCGAATACAATCTGAAATGGAATTTCTTCAACGGCACCTCGGACGAGGAGTTCCAGAAATATCTCGACAAGGCCCGCGTCTGGGAGCGCGAGACCAAACCCTTCAGCCAGAAGGATGATGGCCGGGCCTGGGCGCGGCTGGGCGTGAATGACCCGATGGCGATTCTGGGCGAAAAGGCCACGCAGAATCCCGGCAAGGTGGTCAGCAATGTCACCCGCAAACTGCCGCCGACTGAACGCAAGGCGCTGGATATCCTCGAGGCGCGCGACACCTGGACGCGCACCGAAATCCGCAAACAATACAAAAGTCTGGTGAAAGACCTGCACCCCGACATGAACGGCGGCAACCGCGATGACGAAAGCCGGTTGCAAGAGGTGGTCTGGGCCTGGGAGCAGATCAAGGAAAGCCGCTATTTCCGCGACTGACGCGAGGCATGGCTGGCCCCCGCTTGCCGGGGCCAGCCATGATTTTTGCGGCGCTCAGGCCGGTTTGAACACCATCGCCACGCCGTTCATGCAATAGCGCTTGCCGGTGGGCTGCGGGCCGTCGTCAAACACATGGCCCAGATGCCCGCCGCAGCGGCGGCAATGCACTTCGGTCCTTGTGGCAAAGAAGGTATTGTCCTCCTTGGTGCCGATGGCATTGGGCAAGGGCTGCCAGAACGATGGCCAGCCGGTGCCGCTGTCGTATTTCTGCGCCGCATCATACAGCGGCAGATCACAGCCCGCGCAATGGAAGACCCCTGCGCGCTTTTCGGTATCCAGCGGCGAGGTGAAGGCGCGCTCGGTATCTTCCTCGCGCAGCACGGCATAGGCTTCGGGCGACAGGCGCGCGCGCCATTCCGCTTCGGTCAGGGTGAATTCAAAGCTGCCCTCGGCCAAGGCGGGGCGCAGGGCGATCATCGCAAGCGCGCTGGCAAGCAAAGTGCGGCGGTGCATCGGTGTTCTCCTCATGCTGTCTGCCTGTCTATACGCGGTGCTGCGGCGTTTGTTTCACCGCTCACGCAAAAGAGACCGCCCGCCCCACCGGCGATGCGGTGTATTGTGTCGGGAACAGCCTTCCTCTTGCAGCCCCCCGCGATATGTTCCACAAAACCCCTGAAGAACCGCGCCCGCCTGACGGGTGCCCGAGCCTGTGGCGGATGGAATGCTGGACCAGATTGCAAAACCCACCGAAGAGATCTCTGTGCGGGATGTTTTCGGAATTGATACCGACATGAAGGTCAAGGGCTTTGCCGACCGCACCGACCGCGTGCCTGACATCGACCCCACCTACAAGTTCGACCCCGACACCACGTTGGCGATTCTGGCGGGCTTTGCCTATAACCGCCGCGTCATGGTGCAGGGCTATCACGGCACAGGCAAATCGACGCATATCGAACAGGTGGCGGCGCGGCTGAACTGGCCCGCGGTGCGCGTGAACCTTGACAGCCACATCAGCCGGATCGACCTGATCGGCAAGGATGCGATCAAGCTGCGCGACGGCA
Encoded here:
- a CDS encoding BolA family protein — protein: MRIEDEIAQRLTQAFAPDRLEVENESHRHAGHSGDDGSGESHFRVLIRAEAFGPMSRLARHRAVNAALGDVVPRIHALALDIG
- a CDS encoding J domain-containing protein, whose amino-acid sequence is MTKPPFEFDIRVSSDKKRRKTGRRGMSGAFETSQKNCDYPGCAEPGLYRAPKSPDLLDDFFWFCKDHVREYNLKWNFFNGTSDEEFQKYLDKARVWERETKPFSQKDDGRAWARLGVNDPMAILGEKATQNPGKVVSNVTRKLPPTERKALDILEARDTWTRTEIRKQYKSLVKDLHPDMNGGNRDDESRLQEVVWAWEQIKESRYFRD
- the msrB gene encoding peptide-methionine (R)-S-oxide reductase MsrB; amino-acid sequence: MHRRTLLASALAMIALRPALAEGSFEFTLTEAEWRARLSPEAYAVLREEDTERAFTSPLDTEKRAGVFHCAGCDLPLYDAAQKYDSGTGWPSFWQPLPNAIGTKEDNTFFATRTEVHCRRCGGHLGHVFDDGPQPTGKRYCMNGVAMVFKPA